GGCTTGCGCAAACACATTCGGCGTCGTTTTAACATTTTCCTCTAGCTGGACTTTTTGCACCTTTCATGCAGAAACTAGCGGCAAATACCTACAAAGGGGCTCATAGAAAAATTCCGATTTTATGCATATTTAAAATTGAGCACTACACAACCCGTTTAAGCATAATATTTTTCCACCTATACCACCATTGCTTGCACCAAAGTATGGCAATTCCGTTAGGCTCCGCTCCAAGTCCAATAAGCCAAAACGCGTGATAACTTGCGCAAGCCGGCCACTGGCCGGCGGTGCGGTCGGCACAGTACTGCTCTCCTTCTCAAACCAGGCAAACACATCAGTTAGCTGGGCAAGGCGTGCGATAATAGTCTCGAGCGGCAGCACCAATGCATAAAGCCCAACTGATCGTCCGCGTGTTGCTCAAGCCCATACAGATAAGACTGCAGCAGAGCGTCCAGCCATTCAACGTGCGGCAGTAAGGCCATCATCGGCGAACTTTGTCAATCTGATAGTTCAGGTCATGCGTCGGTGCCAGCAGCCGCATTGGGGTGCGTTAAAACACGTATTGAAAGGTTTAGTCCATCATGTTTACAACATGCGTTGGATAACAAGCGTCGCTATCCATTGAGCAGCATCACAATCGTGTTGCTTGTGTTGCTATAGCCCTAATCAACCCTAAAACGGCTTTCGAATGTAGTTCCCTATGGTCTGCATCCACCACATGAAGCTGGGTATTGGCCAACGAGTTCTTTATCTTAGCGTTGTTTACACCCATTTTTTGGCGGTAATTTTTTTTAAACGGCGTAACAAAATCCAAGCCTCCTTTAGGGGCAATATTATCTTTTCCACCCGAAATATGGATATAATGCTTTACCGTCTCTCCGAGCTTTTCTTCCGAAGGCAAATGATCACTCCGTATAGGCGTGCCCAAAGTGACCAGTTGTTCAATATTACCTTGTGTTAGTTTAATCGCTTCAAAAGCGACATTACCACCATGGCTATGAGCGATCACATTCGTGATGATGCCAGCCCGTGTGTTTTCATCGATTTTTTTCGCAAGGGTTTGCCCCGCCTCAATACGAGCGAGTCGATGATTTTTGCCACTCCATTGCAAAGCGGTCACCTTCCCACCAAAGTTTCCTCGAACAATATCGGCATACTTTCCGTTCGGGCGGGTCCAGCCCACTTCAGCCGCTGTGGCGTTAAATGTGCCGTGAATCAAAATAGTTTCAATACCATTGTCGGGTCGCTCGGACGGTTCTATAAAATTAGGTGGACGATTGAGATAGTGCATTTTATGAAAAAAATTCAATAAGCCATAGGACATCTGCTTTCGAGTGGCTTCTGATATGGGTTCTTTTTTTTCTTTGGGTACACTTTTATCATGACCGATTTCGAGGTTGGTGATATAAATTTCTTTCGATCCATTGTAAAGGCGTTCCGAAATTGCTTTCACCCATTTAAATGGCCTATCTGGGTCTATATCAGGCCAGCTAACCGGTCTCACTGACGAATCCAGCTCATCTTGGCTGGAGGCAACCTGCGCTCGCCGAGCCTTTCTCTGTTGGTCGGACTGAAGTTCATAGGACTTTCGCATAGCTCACCTCATTGAAAAATATAACTTCATAATTTTCCAGTAGTCAGATGGCAATCATTTCAGCCGGACCATAGCAGGTTTTCCGGCGCAAAAAATAATTACCTGCTTATTAAACAGCATACTTGCTCGCTGTCACTTCAGTCAGCCCGTTGATGTTCACCGGCACCTGCACGCCGATCTTGCTCCACTCGTCTGCATTCTCGTTAATCACCCGGTTCACGACCCCGTACGTCTTCTTATCAAGCAGCCCACTCACATGAACCACCGGCGGATCATTGCGATTTGTGTACTCGCAGGTCACCGCCAGACGCGCCAGTTGCACACGCGCTGATTGCACTTGATTCACGTCTTCCAGTAATGTCAGTACCTTGTCCACTAGCGCGCGCTTGAACGGCAACGACTTGTCGTAGTCCTCCCACGATTTGGGCATCGCCTGGTCAAGCATCGGTTTCAATATTGGTGGCGTCTTCTCCGTCTGATCCCGCCCCAGCTCGATCGGAATGGTCACTTGGAAATTTAGACACAAGCGTGGCCGATCGCCCAACGATTGCCAGAAATTACCCAGGCTGGACAAATGTTCCGATGGCGCAATGACCCGCGAGAATAACGGCAAGTTCAGCTCCCTGAGACTCGTATCCAACTCAGCGTTAAGCAACGCGTTGAGCACCGCGTTCATCACCATCATCGGTTGGCTGTCCGGCCCCATCCCTTGTTTCTTCGGCTGTTCCCAGTACGTAACGAGGTAACAACAGCGCGCGTTCACTTGCCGGGGGTCAAATGTTCCCGTCTGCGCCCGATACGGGCGGGGTTGCGCATGCCGCAGCTCCAGATCCTCCTGAATATCGTAGAGGAACACACAGACTGTGGGATTATCCGGCAGGCAGGTTTTGTCCGGGATATCAAAACGAATATTGATTAAACCTGCGCTGATCTCATCCAGGTGTTTTTTCAGTGCAGCTTGAATCGTTCTATTCAGCGCAATGATTGCCTGGCCACGCTCTAAATCCTTGCATACTTGCTGCTTAAGCTCGTCATCCATCATCACGTCCGTTATTCAAAAGTGCGATTTCCCAGCGCGCCGCATCCCCTCAACCGAGAGTCCCTATGACGCTTAGATAGGCGGCATGATGCGCCCGGTCTTACTCAATTCACGGCGCACCGCGCGCGCGATATCGGCCCAATTGACCGCTCGACTCTGCTCGGCTGCGAGCCAGCTCGCGAGCAACGCGACGTTACGAATGCCCGCGCCGGTCAATTCCGTGACTGACGCAAGCTGCGCAAAATCCACTTCCTCGTCCACTGCCACCTGCGCCGGCCAAATCGCACGCCACATTTTTTCTCGCAAATGGGCATCTGGTGCTTCAAAGCGCGTCATGAACGTTAGCCGGCGCGTGAACGCATCGTCCAAATGGCTCCGGTTGTTTGTTGTCAGCACCACGAGCCCCGGGTACTGCTCTAGTCGTTGCAACAGGTACGACACCTCGATATTCGCGTGCCGATCCTGCGCGTCCTTGACCTCACTGCGCTTGCCAAACAGCGCATCGGCCTCATCGAACAGCAACACACCAGTGTCGGCCCCGGCCAAATCAAAAATCCGCGACAGGTTCTTTTCCGTCTCACCGATGTACTTGTTGACCACCGTCGACAGATCGACACGAATCAGCTCCACGCCTAATTCGCCGGCGAGCACTTCAGCGGCCATCGACTTGCCAGTGCCCGACTCGCCATAAAAAAGCGCACTGATGCCCGTCGCGTGGCCAATTTTGTGTGCAAACCCGCGCGCGAGCACCGCGTCGCGCTGCCGGATCGCCGCAATAATCTCGTGCAGCTGCTCGGTCACGCTAGCGCTGACAATCAAGTCATCGAACGTGCGCCGCGGTAGCACGCGCTGCGCGAGCGAGCCAAAGTGTTGCTGGCCCCGCACGCGCAGTGCCTGATGCAGATCGGCTGGCGTGAGTGGCGCCTGCGCGTCGCGCAGTACTCGATAGCCGTGCGCCTCCTGCAACGTGGACTCGAGTGCATCCGGATTGATCCGCGTGTGTTGCAGCAACACCGTCAGGTCCCACGCGTCACCGGCCCGCCCCAGACTAGCCTGCAGCACCTGCGCGTCGTCTTCGCGTGTGCGCGGCGGCAGCGTCACGCGCACACGCGGCAAAGTGGCAAACACGTCGCTCGCGTCCTGCTCGGAGCATAGCCCCACTACCAGCTGCCCCGCCAAGCGTGGCGCCAGCGCATTGAGCAATCGACCATGCCGCGCCACACCGTCAGCGAGTTGTTGCAGCACCAGCACGCTGCCGTGCAAGCGCGCTTCGCGCAGCGCCGCGAGCAGCAGCGGCCATGCCTCGTCCATCTCGTCTGGTAATGCCGCCAGATTGACGATTAGCGTCGGGCGACTCGCGTCGCGAGCCAGCTGCGCGATCAGCGCCAGGCAACCGTCGGCTGGGTGCAACAGTAATAACGGGGCACGGCCCGGTTCAGCCCCGAAACAGCACGCGGCAATCTGCTGCGCGCAGGCGGCCCACGGGCCGTCACGCAGTACGTCACCGGCGCAAGAAGCGGAGCACCACTGCGCCACCTGCGTGAGCGCCGTAGGCAGCGATGTCGCGTCTGCGCCGCTTAAGTAGCGATAGACGGTCTCGTCCACGCGCAAGTACGATGCGTCATCGCGCGTGCTCGCGCGGCCGTTGCGCTCCGCCAAGTAGACAAGGCCGTGGTACACCAAAGCGCCAGCGTCTGTGCCAAGCAAGTGGCGGTGCGCGATGCGCTGCACAGGCGTCGCGCTAAAGAGCGTTAACGCGAATTCCACACCGGGCCAACTCGCGCCTTCATCCCCCTGCAAATAAGCGATCAGCGCACGATAACGCGGCTCGAAAAGTGGCAGCACGCATAGCATCAGTACCTGGGTCTCAAACGGTGTCAGCTCAAAACGATTGACCAACTCGGCCAGTCGCCCGTGTGCGGCCGGCGCATGCAGCGTTGTCCACGGCGCGGCGCTGTCGCTGCTCCAATGCGGCATGCCGCGCGGGTGTGCGCAACTGGCTTCGAGCGCCTCCACGGGCTGGAGCAACCCGGCGAGGTTGAGCCGGTCGTCCTCGTGTTGCTGCTGCCAGATGAGCAGGCGCTGCACTACCTGATCAACGTATTCCAGCCACGGCCCTAGCGTCTCGAACGCTGCGCTCACGCGCGCCGTCTCGCCTTGCGCCCCGGCCGGTTCGACTGCGAGGCGCGGCTCCGCGTCTGGCGCGGGCACATCGAGTGAGGGGAAGAGCTTCATGCGATCCAGTCCACGCTCAGCGGGCTTGATAGCCACGGCAGCGCCACCTGCGTCAGCGGCCATGGCACTTCGTTCAGTAAAATATCGATTGCCTCGCGCGACACGCTCAGCATCAATGCGCCGTCGATCTCGTGTAATGTGCCGGGGCGTTGCAGAAACAGGGCGCGCAGCTCGCCGATCGAGCAGCGGCTCAGGCGCGGCAAACTGTCCAGCGCACCCGCCAGCCATCCGTCCAGCATCTCGCGCAACTGTGCTGTCAGCGGCTCGGGCTCCAGCGGTCCAGCGTCCGACACGCCGCATAGCATGCGCGTGAGCGGCGTTCGCCATTCGGCACACACTGGCTCGCTCCATGCGAGCCAGTCCAGGCACGCGAGCGCCTGCTGCCGCGCCGCGTTATCCTTGAACTGGCCCGTATCATCGGTCAACGTCAGCGTCCGGAACAGCCTTGGTAACGTCGGCCATAGCAGCACTAAACCGGCATTGGCAACCGGCAACGGCAGCGCTTGAACCAGCGAACGGCTCATGTCCCTCGGCGCCTGTGTTCGGACACGCGGCTTAGGCGCGGCTGCTTCGCCATAGCGCGCCGCGTCAGAAGCGGCCTGCGCGGTTGGCAGCGCTGATGTATTCTGACCCGCCACCGTCGAGTGCCTGTGCCCTGCACCGGTCACCTCAAACAAGCGAGCGCGCCAGCTGCCCGTTGCGTCATCCGTGGCCACGGGCTCACCGAGTCCGTGCGCCAGCGCCTGCAGCGCGGCCTGCACCGGCTCAGTCGGTGTCTCGCTCAGCAGTGCGTGCGCATGCTGCACTAGCGCCTCGCCCAACCGGGTCGGAATCATGGCTGGCATGGGCTGCGTCGCGCCGAGCACTACCCGCCACAGTGCCAGGCCCACCGGGTCGGGTGGCGGCCACTCCGGTAGCCAGCTGCGCCGCCTCGACAGGCGCCGCAACGGGCCAGCTGCGCACCCACGGCAGCGCCCGCAGAATCACCGCCAGGCCCGCCTCAACGCGCGTGGTGCTCAGCCATAACGGCCCCCCCGTCTCGGGCGAGTGTCCAGTCGCCAGCCACGCTGCCAGCGCATCGCACGTGGGCGGCGAGAACGTGGCCAGCAACCGCAGCAAGCCGCGAGGATGCAGGCATGCGCTCGCCAGTGCAACTCGGAGTGCGTCAGGCTGCGGCTGCATTAGCTGCGCACACAACCACGCGTCCGGCGTACAAGGCGGCATCCAGGCCGCCGGCGCGTGCCACACGCCAGTGCGCAGATACGCAGACAGCGCCGGCAGACCAACCACGTCGGGTGCCGGGACCAGTGCCGAGGCAGTCGTCGTTAGCGCCGTAACGCTGCCAGCCCTCGCCGCCTCTCGCCCGCGCAGCATCTGCCCCGTCTCGGTGCGCGTTTCTCGTTCATACATCCGCACTCCGGCGCGCGTTCCCAGCGTCACCCATCCGTCGTTCGCCATCACGTCCTCCCACGCAGCCAAACGCGCTTCACCGATCCGCGACGGCGACACCCGCCTCGCCTCCCTTTGCCATCGCCGCCACTGCTCGCTCAGCTGCTGCACGATTTGTTCATCGCGTTCCGTTTCAACCAAACTTGCTCCGTTAATCTGCAACGGCGACGCCCGCCTCGCTTCCATTTGCCATCGCTGCAACCGCTCGCTCAGCTGCTGCATGATCCGCGCCTCAAGTTCTGCTTCCAGTCGGCTCAATCTCACGTCGCCCACATCCAGCACCAGTTGTTCGATCATCCCGTTCCCTGCGCCAGTCTGCGCTCGCAGCGCCGACAGGCGCGACTTCAGATGCGTGTGGCACCATGCACTGCAGCGTTGCTGCACCCGTGGTGCATCGCGTCCGTTCACGCGCAGCACGAAGTGCAGCGTGTCGATACTGACACCATGAAAATCACTCAATCCGTCCATACGTTCTCCCTGACATGCCCTAAACGATTTGCTCGCTTAATGTCGGGTGCAGCGCTCCTTAGACCACGATGCCGCTACCTCATCGTTTATTGCGCTCCGTTGCCGATCGCACCGATTGCGAATACGGCAGTGGAACGCGTGCTTCTCGTGCGCTCTGCCTTCCGTCACGCATGCCTGTGCCGCGCTCGCGTCAGCCCTCTCTCGGTCAACGCGCAATCTATTCCACTGGGCAACTTGTCCGGCGTACTCGTCAACAACGCTTATTCTTGGCTGTGCATACAACGTCGCCACTATTCCGCTCATGCCAATACTTGGCATTTGCGCTTCCATTGGCAAACCGAACTGGTTCGGATCAAGAATGCACTGGTACGCAGCACGTACCGCTTCGAGCCGTTGTCGCATATCGCGAAAACGCGGGGCGAAACGCTCGTCGTAGGGTCGCCGACCGATGTGCCCTTGTAATCAAACGCCTGACACTGCTGCAAGCCTCCTTCCGAGCTTGCGAACATGTCTGTTGAACACGGAGGCGCCCCTGCTTCCGTGACACACTTGCACCGACTCGTCAATCAGGCGTTCGCGGCCAACCCCTACCTCTTCTACGCTTATCCAACCATGCGATGAAACTCCGACGGCTTTATAAGCAAGCACAACGCGATAACCTCACGAAAGGTCGGAAATGCCAAACGCACATGCAACTCTGACCGCTGGCCAAAGAAAAGCACGGAGTATGGCCTGCACGGTGTACGTCTAGCCGCTTCCCACTGGGCCCTATTCCTGTGCGAGAAACACCTGGCAGCGCACGCCGTCGGTGTCCGTGTACTCCGCGATCTTATAAGGTCCATTGGGCAAATCCAGGGTCCACCACTCCGTGTCAAAAGGCTGAGGTTGATCATTACCTGGCCAGTCGGAACCGGGATTACCTGGCCAGTCGGAACCGGGATTACCTGGCCAGCCGGAACCGGGATGACCTGGCCAATCGGAACCCTGATTACCTGGCCAACCGGAACCGTGATTACCTGGCCAGTCGGAGCCCTGATTACCTGGCAAGCTGGAACCGGGCTGGTTATCATCAGGTGAAGTACCAACATCCCCTGAAGAAACCTCAAACGTGAGCCGTGACGATCTCCCTCCTCGGCCGTTCGGGTCGTCCTCTGCCCTTATTACGACAGACGCGGATGAATTCGAGAACAGCTTTGACTTAGCCTGCACACTTCCTACTACCAACTTGAACTCGCCTGTCGTTGTGCTGAAGTCGTCTTGGGCTGGACGTGCCACAAAAAATTTCCTGGGTATTTCGCGTGCGGTTATGGTGACTTTGGCTCCGCTTTCGTCCGTGCTGTACTCGAAACTGACGAAACTGCCATCAGCGCCCTTTAGGCAATCGACGCCGCATGCGCCAAATATTCCTACCTGGACCTCGAGTTGTACCGCACGCGACAAGAGTTTGGGGTCTTGCGTCAACTCCTGCACCAGGACTGCAATGTGTCCAGCGCTCCTCAATGTTATGTCGCCGTTCCTGCTGAGGTCCGCAACTATCGGCTTCCACTCATTGTCTGGCGTATTACCTTTGGTAAAACACAATTCGCCGCCCCGGGACGGGCTCACGTAGGCCAGCTGCCTTAGGCTCACGGACTGAGACTTTGCAAGTATAAATGGGTTGGTCTTCTTCACGTCCGGCTTCACCGTCTCGCAATACGCCGCTTTATACCCTTCTCCGTAGGCATCATTGAGCGCCTTGGCAATATCCTGTTCCATTTTTGAGGGGTTTGAGTTGCTGTTCGGCCTGGAACCGGTGCTCGTGCCGCTGACCGCCTTACCTAACGCACCGCTGCCGGCCTGCACGGCCGCCTCCTTAAATTTGGTCAGCTGTATGTCGGTGAATTTCAGCTGCTTATCCTTGAACTCAAACCACCCCATATCGGCCTTAAGCTGTACCCCTCCCGTTGGATCGATATCCAGGCCCTTGTCTTGATTCACCTTGACCGACAACTGATTTGTTGCATTGGGTTCAATCAGACTCAGTCCACCTTTTTCTGCAATATGAAGCTTGATCGGCTCATTTGCTTTTTCTACGATCAGCCCCGCGCCGAGCTTGACCCTCAGTCCATCATCGGTCGGATCAAGGCCGCCGTCGGGCGCTGCCTTCACCGCCACGCCGCTCTCCTCCACCCGAATCCCGAGCCCTGGTTTAACCATGAGCCCCTTGTCTTTCTCCAGCACTAGACCGCTTTGCTTGTCATCTACTGTCAACTCGAGCGCTTGAGTCACCTCGTTAAACTTCAGTCCGCCTGATTTATCCGCCGCAATATTTACCTGCAGCGGATGATTGACATCCGGCACAGTTAACCCACTACCCGGCTGCGGGGGCTGCGTAAAATCGCCCTCGTTAAACCCCAACGTTTTTCGCCCCACGTCGGCCAGATCGATCAATTCGCTAAAGGTTGCCTGCGTCGGGATCTGCCCCGAACCAAAGCTTTTCTTTAACCCCTCTGCTTTCGATCCCTTGCCGTTTTCGTTGTATTCGTCCGTCATGATTGGTTTCATTCCTGATTCAGAGCGTGCGAGTTGCGTGATCAAGCAACGATACACATGATTCTGTGCCTCTCTGTCAACGTGACTAGCTCATCAAGTCCTCAAGGTCGAGGGTCAGCTCGCCATTGCCGTCGAACTTCAGCCCCCCGTTAGGCGCGAGTGCCACGGCCACCCCGGCTTTATCACTCGCCACCCCTTCGTCACACTGGATCTGCAGCGCGGGCCTCGGAGATTCGGCGTCGAACTCCACGCCCCGACCGGGCCGCACCTGCAGCCCAGTGTTGGTTAGCACCAAACCGGCCCCTGCATTGACCGACAGTTGCGGCGACTCATCAGGCGCCTGTTGCTGACATGTCAAACCACTGTATTGCGCCAGTTTTACATCGAGCGCTCCGGTGTCCTGCCCGAGCTGCAACCCACCGGCAGAAATCAGCATCAGATGCAAACCAACGTTGCGCTCGAGTCTCAGTCCCGGCCCCGCCGCGACACTCAATACGTTGTCCGCCACGTTCAATCCGCCTGCGTTCGCATCAGTCAGATTGAGCATCGCCTTGCCCATATCCGCTCCTGCCGTTCCGATTTTTAAGCCCGGGCCGGGTGCGGACTCACT
This sequence is a window from Mycetohabitans rhizoxinica HKI 454. Protein-coding genes within it:
- a CDS encoding ATP-binding protein; amino-acid sequence: MKLFPSLDVPAPDAEPRLAVEPAGAQGETARVSAAFETLGPWLEYVDQVVQRLLIWQQQHEDDRLNLAGLLQPVEALEASCAHPRGMPHWSSDSAAPWTTLHAPAAHGRLAELVNRFELTPFETQVLMLCVLPLFEPRYRALIAYLQGDEGASWPGVEFALTLFSATPVQRIAHRHLLGTDAGALVYHGLVYLAERNGRASTRDDASYLRVDETVYRYLSGADATSLPTALTQVAQWCSASCAGDVLRDGPWAACAQQIAACCFGAEPGRAPLLLLHPADGCLALIAQLARDASRPTLIVNLAALPDEMDEAWPLLLAALREARLHGSVLVLQQLADGVARHGRLLNALAPRLAGQLVVGLCSEQDASDVFATLPRVRVTLPPRTREDDAQVLQASLGRAGDAWDLTVLLQHTRINPDALESTLQEAHGYRVLRDAQAPLTPADLHQALRVRGQQHFGSLAQRVLPRRTFDDLIVSASVTEQLHEIIAAIRQRDAVLARGFAHKIGHATGISALFYGESGTGKSMAAEVLAGELGVELIRVDLSTVVNKYIGETEKNLSRIFDLAGADTGVLLFDEADALFGKRSEVKDAQDRHANIEVSYLLQRLEQYPGLVVLTTNNRSHLDDAFTRRLTFMTRFEAPDAHLREKMWRAIWPAQVAVDEEVDFAQLASVTELTGAGIRNVALLASWLAAEQSRAVNWADIARAVRRELSKTGRIMPPI
- a CDS encoding DUF4255 domain-containing protein yields the protein MDDELKQQVCKDLERGQAIIALNRTIQAALKKHLDEISAGLINIRFDIPDKTCLPDNPTVCVFLYDIQEDLELRHAQPRPYRAQTGTFDPRQVNARCCYLVTYWEQPKKQGMGPDSQPMMVMNAVLNALLNAELDTSLRELNLPLFSRVIAPSEHLSSLGNFWQSLGDRPRLCLNFQVTIPIELGRDQTEKTPPILKPMLDQAMPKSWEDYDKSLPFKRALVDKVLTLLEDVNQVQSARVQLARLAVTCEYTNRNDPPVVHVSGLLDKKTYGVVNRVINENADEWSKIGVQVPVNINGLTEVTASKYAV
- a CDS encoding contractile injection system tape measure protein, which encodes MDGLSDFHGVSIDTLHFVLRVNGRDAPRVQQRCSAWCHTHLKSRLSALRAQTGAGNGMIEQLVLDVGDVRLSRLEAELEARIMQQLSERLQRWQMEARRASPLQINGASLVETERDEQIVQQLSEQWRRWQREARRVSPSRIGEARLAAWEDVMANDGWVTLGTRAGVRMYERETRTETGQMLRGREAARAGSVTALTTTASALVPAPDVVGLPALSAYLRTGVWHAPAAWMPPCTPDAWLCAQLMQPQPDALRVALASACLHPRGLLRLLATFSPPTCDALAAWLATGHSPETGGPLWLSTTRVEAGLAVILRALPWVRSWPVAAPVEAAQLATGVAATRPGGPGTVAGSARRDAAHASHDSDPVGRGASAACARTAERDTD
- a CDS encoding contractile injection system tape measure protein, whose protein sequence is MPAMIPTRLGEALVQHAHALLSETPTEPVQAALQALAHGLGEPVATDDATGSWRARLFEVTGAGHRHSTVAGQNTSALPTAQAASDAARYGEAAAPKPRVRTQAPRDMSRSLVQALPLPVANAGLVLLWPTLPRLFRTLTLTDDTGQFKDNAARQQALACLDWLAWSEPVCAEWRTPLTRMLCGVSDAGPLEPEPLTAQLREMLDGWLAGALDSLPRLSRCSIGELRALFLQRPGTLHEIDGALMLSVSREAIDILLNEVPWPLTQVALPWLSSPLSVDWIA